The DNA window GACCAAATGGCCCCATTCTTGGCCCCTAACTGCCAGCCACCCATCAGTGGTGGCACTTGCCCTGGAGCCCTGTCCAGCTGCTTCTCTCAaagctggcactgctgaaaGACAGATATACACAAGTACTGCTGAAGGGAGGGCCAAGCGTGGCCCCCAACCCGCGGTGCTGCTGGCAGACCCCGGGAGCAGCGCTGTGCCCTCACCTTACTGCTGTACTGCTGTAATGCATTCATGGTCCCCACACCAAAggcatcatcttcctcctccccagctaACTCCTCGAGCCCAGTTCCTGTCTGCACTTCCAGGATGGTGCTGCCAGCTGCTACGATGACAGGACGGTGGACGTAGGCAGTGGAGCCGTCCTCCACCTGGATGGCCTGGAAGGTGCCGGGATCGTAACTGTCTGGAAGAGGAAACCAATTACATCGAATGTAAAGAGCTGCCGAGTGTGAGGCAGAAGAGTGCTCCACCTCCCCAGtcacccacagccctggcaaTCTGGGACACTATAGCAGCTTCTGCTCCAGTTGCCAAGTGAAGAGCAGGGAGCACTTTAccttcagctgtgctgtgtaTGTAGGCCATGCTGCCATCTTCCAGCACCACTGGCTGACCGTCTTCCAAAGCCACAGACTCTAAAAGAGAAGTGAAACATCCACATGCTTTCCTGGAGGACTAAGGATGGAGAGAATACTGTGGCAGTTCCTGAACCCTACAGCATTAAGGCTCCCAGGAGAGGACACAGAGCTCCTGCTTGCCCTGGAAGGCAACCACAACTGTAGGTTTTAAGACGCCATTTGAACCCTTCTGATGTGAATTTTGAGATTTTTCAAGGCTTCATGCACAGATTCGCCACTTTCTTAGCTCAAAGCATTAGTGCAGTGCCTTCCCAGTTTCAAAATGCCAGATTATATCCCAGACAAGGAGGATGGTTCTGGCACAGGGGTGTGTGAAAGATAACACAAACATCCCATGGCAGaggaagggatgggaaagaaaaccctTCTCACTGTGTGTGGAGGCAGTGAAGAGGATGAAGGGGGGAAAGGCATAAAAAGTGGGTTTCAAGCAACCTTTTGAGATTAGAAGAGGGAGACGGCACACAAGAGGCTTGGGAGGGTAAAGAAGGACTGCCCAAAGCAACCGAGCTCTTTCTACCTGCCCTTTTGCATCTTAGCGTGGTCAGGGAGGGGCCTGGGTCTGGGccactctgctgcctgccacaTGAAATGAATTCCCATCACCTCTCAGATTAATGTCATATCAGTTTGGAGGTGACATTGGCCAATGGGTCAATGACCAAGGTGGCGTTGCTTCCAACAATTCCCACCTGCCCTTCACCAACACCTATTCCAAAAGTAATATATTATCTCATAGTTCAGAGGAAATTCCCGTCCAACTGCTCCCACATGAAACAAAGTCTGTGTGGGAACAGCACACAGCTCACTGGGCTTGTGCTCTGTCAGACTgacagtggggagggagagccCACAGGTGAAATGACACCTCCACCAAACTGATCTTCTTGACAGATTGCTGAAAACTTTGCAGGAAATCACATATTCTATGCCCTTGTTTATTCAGCCTCAAAACCACGAGCAAAAAAAGCCCTACACAAACCCTGGACTTGCGAGAGCTGGAGCTGACAGGAGCCCGAGCGCTGGAGCACTGACAGCTGCAGCCACATCTACAGTGTCCTTCcaaagagaaagaggggaaTGTATTGTTCTCACCTTTCTGAACTGTCACCTGATGGATATAAGCTGTGGTCCCATCTTCAAGTTCAATGACTTGTCCTTCAATCAGCTTTTCACCTGAAACAGTTATAACATCCCATCAGCGCTGCCGAGCCCAGTCCCTCTGCCCCATGTGCTTCCCAAGGAAACCAGTCCCACAGAAGGGAGAAACTGTCACTTCTAGGCTGTTAGGGACCAGCTTTCCCTCGGATTGCTGGCATTTCACTTCCCAGAAATGCCAGAGCTGCCCTTTCCTAGAGAGGAGGACACACAACAAAGACCCTTAGGCATCACTTGCCCCTCCCAGCAGTTTGTGCCAAGGAGCAGAAAGAACATTGTGTGCTGAGCTTTTGGAATCTAGTAGAAAGCAATTACACTtgtgctggagaaaaaaatcaactgcaAGCTCTGAGTGGCATCAGCAAGTGCctggagatttctttttttctactttggCAGAGGATCaactcttggaaaaaaattacagtacctaaaggggcctAACGTGCTGCCAGGGTTGGGTTCTGAAGACTGAAATCTTACAAAGCCTGACTCTGTGCAATCCTGTAATAATGACTGAGTTGCCCAAAGATTTGATGCAGAGAAGACATTGCTCCATCTCACTTGAATAGGTAAAATCCAGGTTGGTTTCACCTGGAGCACAAAGTCTGGGGGGGGTCACACAACCCAGTGGTTCCAAGACAGTCCAATCTACACATGTGGAATATAAATAAACTTCCAGTGagatttcacagaaaagaaagcaagagagcAACCCCCAGGACATGGAGCCACACAGCTCATCCATCCTGTTCTGCAGGCTGGGAAACAGCAGTGGGTGGTGGAGGAAGGGGCACCTCACACACATCAAAGTAAGGAAAAGTGTTGAAATCGGCACCTCTCTGAGTGAGAAAAGCACTGTTGTGATCCAATCCCTGTGCACACCAGTGAAGGAAAACCTCCAGCTCAGCCCAAGGCAAGTTTTGGTGGAACAGAGCCCTCCAAGCCACAGcatcagctctgcttccctcagCGATCCCAGAGAGAACAAGGCTCATCTGGTCTGAACAGCACCTTTATTGTCTACAGCAACAGCTCTCTCATCTCCACAGCTTCATTTCCACACCAGAGGCACATTtgacttctgttttattttatatcagaCTTCTGTTCAAATCCAACAGAGAATCACCTGTGCTGCTCGTGTGACGCGGCCACACACGTGTGGCAGCTCATGCGCTGTGAGGGCACTTTtggcaagtctttcatttcagtCCCAGAAAAAGACTTTGAGCCCTGGCAGCCCGAGGCTCCGTTACCTCTGGCAGCCTGCTGCAGGTAGGCTGTGGTGCTGTCCCTGAGGGTCACTGCTGGCAGCCCCAGACTCTCCATCCCGCCGGGAGCACCGGGCCCAGAGCCAGGGGCCTGGGGGACACTGAGCCGTCCTTTTTGCTGCAAGCCTTAAGTAAAAAGAacaattccattttattttctctcctcagaTGTATACTCACTTTTGCACACCAGGAAAGGCTTGAATGGCCTCAAACTACTTTTGAGGTCATAAAGGATTAAGATGGACAACGCTGCATCCTTCCCCCACCAATGGCAGGCAGGGCTAACAATCTGTTCCATAGACAAATATAAAATCACACCAGTGAACTGACAGACTCTTCTTTGAGACAGTGCAAATGCCACATTCAAGCCCTTCCCGTCTTCCAAATGATCTGCAGGGAGGGTTTCCAAGTACTATAAGGCCTGAACCTACAGGCTGAGCATGTCCTGTACTGCAAGAGAAAGGGGCAGGATGATGAGCTTTATCCCTGGAAgcatcctcctctcctccctttcctGACTAATTCCCAGCCTTATGAGAAACAGAATTTCAGGCTCTAAGCACATTATGTTAAAACCACCACACCCCTACAAGAATATTTTGCTAAAGAGGCTCTCTGCTGACAGATTATCTTTCAAAGCAGCTACAGTGGGTTCTTCCTGAGCCATCTCTGAGATAGCCAAATACTTAATCGTCTGATTTGCAGGAACAAGTCGGACCGCCCCGTCTGTCCCCACCGCAGCCCGGGGTGAGCCCGGCTTTGAGCCCCCTCAGTACGCCTCACCCCGCACCCAGCTGAGGCTCCTCTGCGGCTGCAGCGGGTCCTGCCGGGGTTCGTTCCCCCTGGGCTGCGGCggccctgcactgctgagcccCCGGTACGAGCTGCGGTGCGACGGCACCGGCGGAGAGCAGGGCCCGAGGGGAGCGGCCGGCGGGCCCGGGGGTGGCGGGGGACAGGAGGGGCTCTCCCCGCGAGGTGCcgggggctggggcagccccaaGGCCCGGCCGCCATCGCCCCCCCGCACCGACCTGAGCGACCCGCCGGGCCCGGGTCCGCCGCCGGACCGACATGCACCGCGGCCGGGCCCCGCAACGGCACAGCGACGGCACTGCCGCCCGCGTCCGCAATACAGGTtccggggcgggccgggccggctcGGGGAGCGCGCCGCCGGGCGGCCAATGCGGGCATGCGCGGTGCCAACACTGAAGCCGCGAGGCACCGCTTTCCCTTGCCCTTCCCGGCCGGGGGCTGCGCGGGCCGCCAGCGGGACCTGCCTAATGCCAGTGTTCTACAGCACTGCCGCCCGCGGGGAGCCTGTCCAGCTCGCTCCTCACGCAGCGGGCGCACCCCGTCTTCTTCCCGGTAGCTGCTCAGAGGAGCCAGAGGCTCCTAGGATGCGCTGTGAAGCGATGGATGAGCTCCTGTCCTGGTGGTCCGCGACAGGAGGCAAAGAGACCTTAGTTGTTCGTTTACCAGGGAAGGAGATGCGGGCAGAGCAGGGCGGTGCCCTCCACCGCTCCCAACATGGtggccccgcgccgccgccgctccctcCATGGCGCCGCGTGGCCAAGTCTCGCGAGATCTCGCCCTTATTTATACCGCTCCGGGGGCTGTTCCGCCCTTTCGATccgagccgccgccgccatgaGGTGGGTCAGTCCTGGCGCCGTATCCGCCGCCATCCGCTGCCATCCGCTGCCGTCCGCCCCGTccgcggggctgcccgggggGCCACTGGGGCGTAGGCAGTGGGGTCGATGGCGGAGGGAGAgcgcgggggccggggcgggtTCGGGGCCGCGCCTCGGGCGGGGCCTGCCCTGAGCCCGTGCTGCCGTTTCCCCCCGCAGCAGCAAAGTGTCCCGGGACACCCTGTACGAAGCGGTGAAGGAGGTGCTGCACGGCAGCCGCGCCAAAAAGCGCAAGTAAGAGCCCCAGACGCGGCGGGACCGGGCGTGTGGCGCTCGGCCTCCCCCCACCCGGCCGGGCCTCACCCGCTGCCTCTCGCAGGTTCGTGGAGACCGTGGAGCTGCAGATCAGCCTCAAGAACTACGACCCCCAGAAGGACAAGCGGTTCTCCGGCACCGTCAGGTTCGCCATCCTCTCGCTCCCACCCAGCCTTCGGCgctgcccggccctgcccggggccgccgcggcGCCGAACCGCTTGGGGAGTCCAGAGCGCCCCGGCCCAGCGGGAGCGGCTGGACGGACCCTCACCCTGGGTCTTAAAACATGAGGGGAGGTGTGGGAGCCCCCCGGGCTGTCCCCACCGGCCTGCTGTGATGGCAGGTGAGCGGCGGTGCAGGACGCCCCGTGCTGTGGTAAGGTGTCTCCGTGCTGGCTCCAGGGACACGGCAGCGGTGCTGGTAAGGCACTGACTCGGACCTTCCATCCCCAGGCTGAAGTCGACACCACGGCCCAAGTTCTCGGTCTGTCTGTTGGGGGACCAGCAGCACTGCGATGAGGCTAAAGCAGTTGACATCCCGCACATGGACATAGAAGCTCTGAAGAAGCTCAATAAGAACAAGAAGCTGGTGAAGAAGTTGGGTGAGTGTGGGTCAGGCTCTGAGTACCTTGGCCAACTTGGGAGGGGTCTGGGTAAGCAGGAGGCTTTCTCTCATCTCAGATTTCCGTGTCATGGTTAGCTCCAGGGATAGAAAGCTGAACAGAGTACCAAAGTCTGCCCAGAAACTACCCAGAAAAGCCCCCAAGCTGTTGGCAGTGCAGGTCTGAGAGGTCAGTGCGGCAGGAGTGGGGTTGGTTGtcctgcagaaggaaggaagggacaTAGGAAAACATGCTTGTCACAGAGT is part of the Chiroxiphia lanceolata isolate bChiLan1 chromosome 25, bChiLan1.pri, whole genome shotgun sequence genome and encodes:
- the RPL10A gene encoding 60S ribosomal protein L10a, which codes for MVAPRRRRSLHGAAWPSLARSRPYLYRSGGCSALSIRAAAAMSSKVSRDTLYEAVKEVLHGSRAKKRKFVETVELQISLKNYDPQKDKRFSGTVRLKSTPRPKFSVCLLGDQQHCDEAKAVDIPHMDIEALKKLNKNKKLVKKLAKKYDAFLASESLIKQIPRILGPGLNKAGKFPSLLTHNENLVAKVDEVKSTIKFQMKKVLCLAVAVGHVKMTEDELVYNIHLAINFLVSLLKKNWQNVRALYIKSTMGKPQRLY